ATGGGTTTCTTCATTCTTACTCCTTGAGAGAAATGCATTATATAGTTATGACCAAAATATAAGTTAATTAGTTCCAAAAAAGTGAGTGTGCTTGAAAAAAATATGGATAGGTTGAAAAAAATTACAGATAGTTTGCAAGCTTGTTTTGTGACGAGCGGTTGTCTTTAAGACTCGGGTGGTCGAGTGTAGTTTGTGTGCTTTTGAGGGCGAAAATGGGGTAATTTATAGCAAAACTATATTATAATTAATATAATTGATATAATCGATAGAATGAAAAATGCTTAAATGACGCGGATTTTTCGAAAAATAGTACTTTTTTGCCCTTGCAAAGCCCGGAAATTTCTTCTAAATTTAGCGCAGCATTTCACGGGGCGACTTTGCTCCGGAATAACTCAAAAAGGATTTACATGAAGACCATTACGGTAAACCCGAAGAACGTCGAACGCAAGTGGAAGCTTGTGGACGCCGCCGAAAAGCCTATGGGTCGCGTTGCCTCTGAAGTTGCAAAGCTCCTGATGGGCAAGCACAAGGCCATCTTCTCCCCGAACGTCGACACTGGCGACTTCGTGGTTGTGATCAACGCTGAAAAAGTTGCTGTTACCGGCAACAAGAACCTGCAGAAGCAGTACTTCCACCACACCGGTCACATTGCCGGTGAACGCTGGATCAACTTTGCCGACCTTCAGGCAAAGCACCCGACTGCACCGCTCGAAGCTGCCATTTGGGGCATGCTCCCGCACAGCGCTCTCGGTCACAAGATGATCAAGAAGCTCAAAATTTATGCCGGCGCCGAACATCCGCACGCTGCGCAGAAACCTGAAGTTGTAGAACTTTAAGAACGGAGGATACCTCTATCGCTACCGCAAAAAATAAGAAGATCTACCGCGGCACTGGCCGTCGCAAGAACGCCATCGCTGCTGTGATCCTGAAGCCGGGTTCCGGCAAGCGCACTATCAATGGTCGTGATTTCAAGGATTACTTCCATTCTGAAGTGCAGAACATGATTGCAAACCTCCCGTTCGCCATCCTCGGCAACGCGGAAGAATGGGACGTCGAAGTTACCGCTCGTGGCGGTGGCATCGCTGGCCAGATGGGCGCTGTCCGTCTCGGCATTGCCCGCGCACTGGTTGCTAACAACGCTGAAGACAAGCCGGCCCTCAAGAAGGAAGGCTTGATGACTCGCGACTCTCGTGCTGTTGAACGTAAGAAGTTCGGCCGCAAGAAGGCTCGTAAGCACTTCCAGTTCAGCAAGCGCTAATCTGCGAATTTGCTTTTACGGAAAACCCTGGCTCTCGCCAGGGTTTTCTTTTTATACGCTTGCTGCTAGCGTGTCATGCTGAGGAATCTCAGCATCGGCTCTTGGTTGTCTGATTAGTTTGTTAGAAATTATCCGGGCGGTCGAACATGTGCGTCACGAATTCAACGACCAGCGTCTCGTAGGCCTCGTCGCTGAAAATCGGCTTTTGCATCAGGTCGATCGCCTCTTGCGAAAGCTTGCCAGTTTTGGCAAGTTCTGCGCCGCCTTTCTTGTACTTTTCACGCAGCATGTTGAGGCGGCGCGGGCCCCCGCGGTGGTCGAGCGCTCGCATCTGCGGGCAGGCGATGAGCGTGTAGCCTTCGTGACCAAGAATGATGTCAAACTGCTTGCGGATCGGCTCGTACACAACGTCCAAATCCATCCAGGCGCAGCTCGAAAGCAGAATGATCTTCTGACCTTCTTTCTGGAACTGCAAGCCGTGCAAGTGCGAGTTCATGGCGGTGGCGCCTTCTTTAAGCTTCTGGCCCATGTAGGGGTGAACCATGCCCACGATGCGGTCCATGAGTACCTTCATCTGGCCCGGCACGCTAAACAGGTACAAAGGGAAACTCCAGATCACGATGTCGGAATTCGTGAGCTTTTCGCGAATCCAGGGCACATCGTCGTCCTTCATGAAGCAGCTGCCGTCTTCACGACCCCAGCAGCTTAAGCAACCGCGACAGGGCTTGATATTCAGACGGTCGATAAAAAGGTATTCCGACTCGTATTCGCCGCTTTCTTCTAGGCCTTCTACGAACGCCTTGGTCGGAATCAGGGTTCCGCTGCGTTCGTTTTTCGGGCTTGCAACCATCACGAGAATTTTCTTTTTATCTGCCATGGGCGCAAATTTAGTTAAAATTACGGATTTTTGCGCTTTACCTGCCTATGATTATTTTCTATATTATGCGCCGCTCGGGCAATTACGCTCGGGTAAAACCAATCACCGGCTTGCGAGAGTCGCTTCGGTGGCGAGGTCCACACCCCTAGGTTCGGGCATCGCTTCGCGGCTTAATTGCAGTCCGGGTAGTAACAACCGAAAAGGAAAATACATTATGGCAAATCTGCCTTCTGTCGAAGATCTGCTTGCTGCAGGCTCCCACTTTGGTCACCAGACTCAGCGCTGGAACCCGAAAATGAAACCCTACATCTTGGCTGAAAAGAACGGCATCTACGTTCTCAACCTCTCCAAGACTCGTGAACTCCTTGAAGAAGCTGCCAAGGCCGCTGCCAAGATTTCTGAATCTGGCAAGACCGTGCTCTTCGTTGGCACCAAGCCGACCGCTCGTCAGTGCGTGCTCGACGCTGCTGCTTCTTGCAACCAGTTCTCCGTGACCAACCGCTGGCTCGGTGGTATGCTCACGAACTTCCAGACCGTTCGTAAGTCCATCAAGAAGATTGACAAGATCGACGCTATGGAAGCTGATGGTACTTTCCAGGCTCTCTCCAAGAAGGAAGTCCTCGACAAGAACCGCGAACGCGAAAAGCTCCTTTCCGTGTTCGGTGGCATCCGTGAAATGGTGAACCTCCCGGGCCTCCTCGTCGTGACCGACCTCGCTCACGAAAAGATCGCCGTGGCTGAAGCTCGCCGCCTCCACATTCCTATCATCGGCATTTGCGACACGAACGTCGACCCGACTCTCGTGGACTATCCGATTCCGGCTAACGACGACGCCGTGAAGTCTCTCACGCTCATCGTCGACTACATCGCAGCTAACGTCCAGAAGCGTACTGCTGACAAGAAGGCCGACAAGGAAGAAGCTAAGAAGTTCGACAACGGCGAGGAAGAAAAGTAAT
The genomic region above belongs to Fibrobacter sp. UWB10 and contains:
- the rplM gene encoding 50S ribosomal protein L13, which produces MKTITVNPKNVERKWKLVDAAEKPMGRVASEVAKLLMGKHKAIFSPNVDTGDFVVVINAEKVAVTGNKNLQKQYFHHTGHIAGERWINFADLQAKHPTAPLEAAIWGMLPHSALGHKMIKKLKIYAGAEHPHAAQKPEVVEL
- the rpsI gene encoding 30S ribosomal protein S9, with translation MATAKNKKIYRGTGRRKNAIAAVILKPGSGKRTINGRDFKDYFHSEVQNMIANLPFAILGNAEEWDVEVTARGGGIAGQMGAVRLGIARALVANNAEDKPALKKEGLMTRDSRAVERKKFGRKKARKHFQFSKR
- a CDS encoding flavodoxin family protein; amino-acid sequence: MADKKKILVMVASPKNERSGTLIPTKAFVEGLEESGEYESEYLFIDRLNIKPCRGCLSCWGREDGSCFMKDDDVPWIREKLTNSDIVIWSFPLYLFSVPGQMKVLMDRIVGMVHPYMGQKLKEGATAMNSHLHGLQFQKEGQKIILLSSCAWMDLDVVYEPIRKQFDIILGHEGYTLIACPQMRALDHRGGPRRLNMLREKYKKGGAELAKTGKLSQEAIDLMQKPIFSDEAYETLVVEFVTHMFDRPDNF
- the rpsB gene encoding 30S ribosomal protein S2, producing the protein MANLPSVEDLLAAGSHFGHQTQRWNPKMKPYILAEKNGIYVLNLSKTRELLEEAAKAAAKISESGKTVLFVGTKPTARQCVLDAAASCNQFSVTNRWLGGMLTNFQTVRKSIKKIDKIDAMEADGTFQALSKKEVLDKNREREKLLSVFGGIREMVNLPGLLVVTDLAHEKIAVAEARRLHIPIIGICDTNVDPTLVDYPIPANDDAVKSLTLIVDYIAANVQKRTADKKADKEEAKKFDNGEEEK